In the genome of Caldalkalibacillus uzonensis, the window ACGATTGTCCCCCTCAACATGGGTTCCAAGCGGACGAACGATGGATAAGAGAGCCCAAAAGGAGAGAATCAAACATGTTGTTAACCAGTGCACTCACCCTGGGTGGATTATGCCTGCTGTCCAAAGGATACTGGAATACCTTTCACCCAAAGGTGAAACACATTCATTTGCAAACCAAACAAAACCTTGGTGCATGCCCGCTCTCCATTTTGCACCTGACTGATATACACATTGAAAAACTATCTGTCACGCCTGAAAAAGTCGTACAGATTGCCGGGTCAGACACTTATGATTTAATCGCCTTAACAGGGGATTATTTGGATAAAGTGAAAAGTATCGAACGCTTTGTCCACTTTCTTAAACGGATCTGTCGGCTTCGCTCCCGCTATGGGATTTATGCGGTGTGGGGCAACCATGACTGGGTCATTGGGCCACACCTTCCCCGTCTGAAAAAGGAAATGGAGGCCCTTGGTGTCAAGGTGTTATGTAATGAAACGGTGACGATTGGCCACGATGAAGGACAGGTGCACATTATTGGCATTGATGACCACCATTCAGGTCACAGTGACATTGAACAAGCATTTCAAGGTGTAAGCGAGGACGGCTTCCGGTTAGTCCTCACCCATGACCCTTTGATCGTTAAACACATGCCATACCGATTTGACTATTTGTTATGTGGTCATCTTCATTCCGGCCAAATCTACTATCCATTACCCATCCATTCTCTGACCTGGGGCATCAAGCCGTTCCGCAAGCATTTGTGCGGACTGCATTACTGTGAACAAGGCCCCTATTATATCAGTGGTGGATTAGGGCAGACAGGGGCCAATCTGCGAATTGGCTGCCGTCCGGAGATTACCATCCACCACATTGAGCAGGTATCTTCGGAAAAACAAGCTATCGAAGCCAGAAGGGCAGCCTGTGCAGGATGAACGTGCCTGTGCAAGATAAATGTTTTAGCTCTTTTTCTCCCCCAGCCCCGTTCCGGCAAACTCAAAGCGCTCATCTAATTTGCGGTAAAAAAATTGGACCTGTTTGCGGCTGAACCCAAAATCCGTGGGCCATACCGTCTGAGTGGAGATGGTCAAGTCAACGGCCGTGCGGTAAGGAAATACCATAATCACACTCACGAC includes:
- a CDS encoding metallophosphoesterase codes for the protein MLLTSALTLGGLCLLSKGYWNTFHPKVKHIHLQTKQNLGACPLSILHLTDIHIEKLSVTPEKVVQIAGSDTYDLIALTGDYLDKVKSIERFVHFLKRICRLRSRYGIYAVWGNHDWVIGPHLPRLKKEMEALGVKVLCNETVTIGHDEGQVHIIGIDDHHSGHSDIEQAFQGVSEDGFRLVLTHDPLIVKHMPYRFDYLLCGHLHSGQIYYPLPIHSLTWGIKPFRKHLCGLHYCEQGPYYISGGLGQTGANLRIGCRPEITIHHIEQVSSEKQAIEARRAACAG